ATGCTTCCTGCAGGAAGTACATTCAATTCGCCAATTAGCGTTGTGAAATCTGCTACGTATTTATTTTTCGGATAGATTGAAATTAATTTTGCCTGTAATTCCTGCAAAAGACCAAGCTCTGATTGCTGGTTCACAAATTTTGTTGCAGAAAGTGAAACAATGGAATTCAGATTTTGCCGGATAAAGTTTTTTGCAAATTCTTCCATTGTCATTGCATAATATTCCTGAAGATAGGAGCCAATTGAATCGGCAACAACTGGATTTTGATTTCTGATCTCTACATATAATGTATTCAAAGAATCGCTTAGAGTTTTATCGTAGCTTCTCAAAATACGAAGCAAGTCCGAATCTTTAGAACCTTTTACCTTGTAACTTGCCTCAAGATTTTTTGCATCAGCATCAACCGTCACACTTTCGCCTGCTTTCAGTACAAGAAAAATAATGTTGACACTATCAGTCCGGAGAATATAATAATCAGTCTCACCGGCAGGATTTTTCAGAGTAAAGTTACCTCTCTTGTCAACCTTACTTGAATCCAGATTCTGATCTCCGGTTTCAGTGATCTGTTGTAAAAAAACATATTCACCATTGAAGTTATTTAATTTGCCCGAAATTGTTCCGTTCTTGTTACTGTTCGAACAACCAATAGCAAATACAATTATCGCACATAGGTGCAACTGTGTGAATATATTTTTCATATCCTGACTTTGAACTTTAATTTACTTATTTCCGATTGTCACAACCTTTGCACCACTGCTTTTCTGACCTTTTACAGAAACCGTATATACGCCTGCTGCGATATTGTCAAGAGCAACTTTGTTTACAGAATTTTTCTCTGCGATCTTTGTTGTTACAATTTTTCCGTTTGCATCGATAAGTGAAATGATTTGATCAGAGTCATTACCGGAAATAGATATGTTCAATTCGTTTATTGCGGGATTCGGGTACACAGTAAATCCTGCATCGGAACTAATTTCATTTATATTAGTTGGTAATCCTGAAACATCCAGAATAAATAATCCGAGTTGCATATCACTGGCTAAAATATTTCCACTTGGCAATTTTGTGTAAGCAGCCCAACATCCCTGATAAGCCGGTTGCGGATACGTTCCGGCCGCATTCTGTGGATGGGTATCGAAGTATCCTACTTCAACTGGTGTCTCTGGAATTGTAATATCATAAACATATAATCCGTCCTGATATGCTGCCATGTAAAGCAGATTGCCTTCTACATACGGATTGTGTGGAGTGCAACCCGGATTTGAATTCATTGTACTCAGAACTGTGGGGTTGCTGATATCACTTACGTCTACAATACTCCATGGCATACCATCAGGTACTTCATCGCACATATATAAGTACTGATGATCAGGAGAAAGCTCGCTGCTGTGATTGTATCTTTGTGTCGGAAAATTTGTTAATGAACCCAAATTGACAAATTGATTCAGCAATTCGTCAAATTTGAAAATATACAAGCCCTGATAACCACAGCTTGCATATACTGTATCATTGGAAACGAACATATCGTGAACATGATTCACTGATGGGAAGTCATCTGACAGACGTCTTATCAATGTCGGTAATTCCGGATTTGAAAGAGAATAGACATTCATACTTGAAAAACCACCCGGTCCGCCGGTAACTGATGCAACATAAAGTTTATTGCCTTCAATGAATAATGTATGTGCATTATTGAAAATAGAATCGCTGTCATAAAAAACATGTGCTGAGTCAGGCAATGTAGAAAGGTCAGCGATCTGTAAGCTGTTATTTCCACCATCATCACTGATTATGTAAAGATAATTTCCGAATGTTTTGTATTCATGCCAGATCGCATCCGTTTGACGATGTGGAATATAATCTGTTTGGATCGGATTCGTTGGATCAGTAACATCTAATATATATGTTCCCGCTGTCGATCCGATCACACCGTACTCATGAAGTGTAGTTGGATGTACCCATCCCCAGCAAGCCTGGTACCGGATTCCATATACAGGTTCAGCAGCAACAGTGGTGTCATCGAAATGTCCAAGTAAACCGATATTCTGAAATGTAAATTGTGCGTTTGATGCAAGACTGAACAGTAATGCAATTGTAAACAGAGGAATTTTTTTCATTTAATCTAAGGATGTAAGGATTTTATAATTATTGATTGTACGAAGATAACGATACTCGGCGAGAGTTTCAAATCGCTTGCAAAGTGCGATCTGAACTACAAATAACTTTTTCGATTTAATTCTTTTTAACATAGTCGTTGATCATTTTGTTGAATTTCTCTTCTTCCTGATGAATAAAAACTTCTATAGGAAGATAGAAAAAAGGAAGTTTCTGAATGGCAGGATCAATCTCCGGATCGCGTAAACGCATTGCATCTTTTTCAGTTGTTACTATGATCTTACTTTGATTAGCAATGTTATTAAATGTTTCAGTGATCTTCTCCAGATCCTTAGAATCAAATTCATGATGATCCGGAAAAATTAAAGTCTCCAGCTTATCTGTATGTCTGCGCAGATATTCAATCAATCCTGAAGGATTTGCAATTCCCGTAACCATCAGAATTGTGAATCGTTTTTCCATGTAATAACTTGCGCCCATGTGCATAGGGCTCTGCTGACCGAAAACTTTATTGAACTCACCATACTTCAGGTAAGAAAAAAACACTTGTTGATTTTCAGTTGGCTTAATTATTTCAAGAATATTTTTCTTTTCTATCGGAACAAGTATCGATGGCGACTTTGAAACAATGATTACATCCGCTCTGTTTCTCGATGAAAATTGTTCACGCAAATTTCCGGCAGGTAATAAATAATCTTCTTTGAAAATAAATTCATATTCAAGAAGCAGAATATTTAATCCCGGTTTGACAGAACGATGTTGAAAGGCATCATCCATCAATATCACTTGCGGTTTTTGAATGGAATGGATGAGGTTTTCTATAGCTTCGGTTCTTTTTTCAGCAACATTCACAGAAATTTCCGGGAACTTGGTGAAGTACTGCATTGGTTCGTCACCGATTTCCTTTGTATTGCAATTGCCTTTAGCGTGAATATAACCTTTAGTATTCCTGCCATAACCTCTGCTTATTGTAGCAACTTTATAGCTTTTTCTCAAAAGTCGGATGAGGTATTCGATATGAGGCGTCTTTCCTGTCCCACCGGTGGTCAGATTTCCGACTGCAATTATTGGCGTAGAATAGGCAGTTGATTTCAAAATGCCCTTGTCAAACATGAAATTACGCACTCTTATGATAAAACCATAGAGTGGCGAAAAGGGTAACAATAGCTTTCTCCAATTTTGCACAGCGGCAAATTACAAAAATTCGAATGATTGCAATTTTTTGTAGTATTGAGGATTGAAATAAAAAGCATGACTACAATTAAAGAAATTACCAATTACCTGGAAACCATTGCGCCATTAGCGTTTCAGGAGTCTTATGACAATTGCGGACTGATTGTTGGCGATCCGGCGATGGAAGTTACAGGGATTACAATCTGCCTGGATAGTACGGAAGAGGTAATTCTGGATGCAAAAAAGAATGGATGTAATCTGGTTATAGCGCATCATCCAATTGTTTTTTCAGGGCTTAAAAAGTTGAATGGGAAAAATTATATTGAAAGAACAGTCATTTCTGCTATAAAGAATGACGTTGCAATTTATGCAGCCCATACCAATATGGACAATATTATGGGCGGCGTAAATCAGATGATCGCTGATAAAATTGGTTTGAAAAATGTTAAGATTCTGGCTCCAAAACAAGAAATTTTGAAGAAATTAGTTGTTTTTGTTCCGGTTGAACATGCTGAAAAACTCAGGAGATCACTCTTTGAAGCCGGTGCCGGAACGATTGGAAATTATGATCAATGCAGTTTTAACCTCGAAGGAACCGGTACTTTTCGGCCCGGTCCGGAGGCAAGTCCTTTTGAAGGGAAAATAGGAGAAAGATCTGATGTCACAGAAGTTCGTATAGAGGTCATTTTTGAAGCTCAAAAGGAAAAGTCAATGATATCTGCCATAAGAAGTGCACATCCTTATGAAGAAGTTGCATTCGACATTTACGCATTAAGCAATGAATATCAAAACGTTGGAAGTGGAATCATAGGAGAACTTCCGCAAAGTATGGATGAAATGTCGTTTCTTAAACATGTAAAAACGACTATGAAAGCAGGAATTGTAAAATATACGGCACTAACCGGAAAGGCTGTAAACAGGGTTGCAATTTGCGGCGGGTCAGGAAGCTTCTTGTTAAATGATGCGTTATACGCTGATGCTCAAGTATTTATAACGTCAGATTACAAATATCATCAGTTTTTTGATGCAGAAGGAAAAATAGTAATTGCCGACATCGGGCATTTTGAAAGTGAACAGTACACAATGGACCTTTTTAAGTCGTTAATTCTGAAAAAATTTCTTAAATTTGCCGTCCGTTTAACGGAGGTTAAAACGAATCCGGTCAATTACCTTTAAAAGTAGTGATTAAATTCGAATCAAAATCCGTGAAGCAGGAAAATTTTTCAGAAGATGGACTTCTGAATTTGACAAACTAAAAACAATTATCACAACGTGAGCCTATCAAAAATAGCTAAAGCGAAGATCAAACAAAAAGAGCAGGTAGCATTCAAGCCTCGTAAAATTGAAAAGATCATCGATGTAAACCGTCTTGAAAAAAAGCTGGAAGAAATTATGGCATTGGATCATAATGAATTTTCAGTTGAGGAACGTTTGAAAGCTTTGTATGTGTTACAGGAAATTGATTCCAACATCGACAAGATCCGTACTATCCGTGGTGAATTACCAATGGAGGTTGCTGACTTAGAAGATGAAATCGTTGGATTGAACACTCGTATCTCAAACATTAACGAAGAGATTACAAATCTTACTGATCAGGTAAATAAGAAGAAACAATCTGCTAAAGATTCTAAGGAGCAGATCAAAAAATACGAAGCTCAGCAGGATAAAGTAAAAAATAACCGTGAGTTTGATTCATTGAATAAAGAGATCGAATTTCAGAATCTTGAAATTCAGTTATCAGAAAAACGTTCGAAGGAATTTGCAATTGAAGTTAGCAATAAGAATTTAATTCTAGAAGAAACTCAAAGTATCCTTAACGACCGTGAGTCAGTATTGAAGTTAAAGCAAACTGAATTGGCGAGTATCGTTGAAGAGACAAAGAAAGAAGAAGATCAGTTAGTGAAAATTGCGGCTAAAGCGCGTACAATCATCGATGAGCGTTTACTTGCGGCCTACACTCGTGTTCGCACAAATGCAAGAAACGGTCTGGGTGTTGTTGCTATCCAGCGTGATGCATGTGGTGGATGTTTCAACAAGATCCCGCCTCAGCGCCAATTGGATATTCGTCAGCATAAAAAAGTGATCGTTTGCGAACATTGCGGACGTATCCTTGTTGATCCAAAGATCGCTGATGAAGAAGCAGTAGTTGCTGAATAATTTTCACAATAAAATACAGAAAAAGGATTTCATTTTAATGAAGTCCTTTTTTTTTGAGTAATGTTTTTTACTTTGTGATGAATTCCACATTCAGGAATTGCAACGATAGATTTGTACAATTAAATTCATTACATAATGAGAGTGTGGATTATCCTGGTATTTTTAATTCTGGCATCAAAATTAAGTAGTGCTTACTATGAATTCGACGATAATCTAAAGTCCGCATATACTTCGATCATTTCTCTTGATTTCGAAAAGTCGAATTTGCTACTTATTCAGGAGAAAAAAGAAAAACCGGGAAATGATCTGGTCGTCCTTTATTCCAATTACATCGACTTTCTGAAAGCATTTATTTCAGAGGAAGAAATATATTTTAATTCTTTCAAAAAGAGATCCGGGGAAAACCTGAAGGTACTTGAAAAAAAAGAAGAGAATCTCACATCACCTTTTCACCAGTATGCAAAAGCGGAGATCCTTATTCAACAAGCATTGGTGAAAGTAAAATTCCGTGAATACGTTTCAGCTGCTACAGATATAAGAAAAGCGTATCGCCTGATTGAAAAAAATAAGATCTCGCATCCATCATTTCTTCTGAACAGTAAACTGTCAGGATTTCTGGATGTAGTCATTGGTGCAGTCCCACGTGAGTATCATTGGCTTGTTGAGATAGCAGGAATGGAAGGTTCCGTTGCGCAAGGTACCGGTGATCTGAAATCGCTTTTCAAGGCACTGGAAAAAACAGAGTATAGTTGCTACAGAGAAGAGTTGCTTTTTTATCTGAGTAATTTATATACAACTTTTAATTCTGGTGAAGGTGACCTGATAGAATGTATGCTCTATATCAGACCTTATTCTGAAAATAGCACACTGATGCGTTTTTGTACTGCAACAATACTTATGAAGCTTGGTCGTAATGACGATGCATATTCATTTCTCAAAGACCCTCAGAATTACATGCATGGATTTCCAATTGATTTCATGTACTACAAACTTGGCATGAGCAAACTCCGGATGCTCGACCTTTCCGCTTCAAGAGATTTCGAGGAATTTATCAAACGTTTCAAAGGCCAGAATTATCTTAAGTCTTCATATCAGAAACTTGCATGGATAGAATCACTGAATAATAATTCCCAGGGTTATTACAGCTATATGGCAAAGTGCAGAACGCTCGGAACAGCATTCATCGATGAAGACAAGGCAGCACAGAGTGAATCTGCTGAAGTGGAGATGGGTAACCGGATTTTATTGCGTTCAAGATTATTGTTTGATGGTGGTTACTATATTAAAGCGCAACAGGAACTTGCCGGTGTTTCTGTCGACAGCTTTCCAAAATATAAAGATCAGTTGGAAGTTACTTACCGGCTGGCAAGAATTTATCAGAAGACAGGGCAGGAGGAGAAAGCGATCGATCTTTATCAGAAGACTATTGACAATGGGTCAGCGGCAACTTTTTATTTTGCAGCCAACAGTGCATTGATGATGGGAATTTTATATGAAGAAAGAAAAGACCTTGATAAAGCAGAAAGTTATTTTAAAAAATGTTTATCAATGGAACGTCACCAATATCAAAACAGCATTGATCAAAAAGCGCAAGCGGGGTTGGATAGGATTAAGTTACTTCGTAATCCTGAATAGCCAGAGGGATTCAAAGTTCAAGGTTCAAAGTTCAAAGTTCAAAGTTGGCTTCGTAGTATGACTACGGAGCCAACTTTGAACTTTGAACTTTGAACTAAAATTTAAACCCACAAGTAATCACAAAATTATGTGTAGTCACATCATTCGTAACACCGGGTACGCTTTCTAAGGCCAGAGAATAGGGTTGAAAATATTGATTGCTTTGTGAATATAAATATCCAAGATCAAGGAAGAAGTTTTTCTCTTTCATTCCAATACCTGCAGAGTAACCGATTTTACTGTAATCACTTCCACTGAAAGTGTATGTCGACTTAATCGGTGATGTTGTATAGTTCACACCACCGCGAAAACTTAGGTTCAGATATTTCCATTCAGTGCCCACACGGAAAGTATGAGTCACATCGTATTTCGCCTGAACTAATTTATTTTCGTCGAAGAAACCATAATTTGTAGAATTGAAACGCGTAGAGCTATAGTCATTCATTTCATAATCGATACCAAGTATTCCCATATTTTCGAATATAAATCCGAAACTTCCGATTGCCTTAAATGGAGTTGTCATTTCATAATCGAAAGAACCATCTTCTGATTCTGCAGTATAGGTTTGTCCGTCTATGAATCTGCTGGTCATGAAATTTTTATAATCATCATGCATCGCATACCAGGTTGGAGTATGAATAGCCAGACCGAATCTGAAAAAATCTGCAGGGCGGTAGATCAAACCGAATTTAAAGTTTATGCCGGATCCTTCTGTCGTTAAGTTTTGTTTAAAGTCGTAACTTTTAAGTGAATCAATCACATTTGAATTAGTGATCTCTTCGTAAGTTGATTCTTCTGAATAACGGATAGAATTAATACCAAGTGTAGCACCTATATAAAGTTTGTTGTTGTAATTCCCGCCGAAAGTAAATACTGTTTCACCTTTCGAACCACGACCTTCCTTCGAATAACGTTGTGTCTGACCGTACTCTGTTATTGCCGGAGAGTATTGCGTTGTTGCAGTGTCGTTATCCGGGTTAATCAGATAAGTGTAATATGCAAGATATTCATAGAAACTATTCAGTGAACTATAATCCTGACTTCCTGCTGTTTCAGCAAAGTAATCAAGCATAGAGTTATCAGGGTTTTTTCCTTCAAAATTTACTCTCGTATGAAAGTTATCCTGGCGGTTATAACCAAAGCCAAAGTTCCAGCTTTTCCAGCCTTCGCTTCCTTCATCTTTTCTTAGTTTATTAGTAAGAACCAAACCGGCATTACCGAAATTAAAATTGAATTTATTTTCACTTGTTTGATTACCGAGAAAAGTTGA
This is a stretch of genomic DNA from Bacteroidota bacterium. It encodes these proteins:
- a CDS encoding AhpC/TSA family protein, with translation MKNIFTQLHLCAIIVFAIGCSNSNKNGTISGKLNNFNGEYVFLQQITETGDQNLDSSKVDKRGNFTLKNPAGETDYYILRTDSVNIIFLVLKAGESVTVDADAKNLEASYKVKGSKDSDLLRILRSYDKTLSDSLNTLYVEIRNQNPVVADSIGSYLQEYYAMTMEEFAKNFIRQNLNSIVSLSATKFVNQQSELGLLQELQAKLISIYPKNKYVADFTTLIGELNVLPAGSMAPEITLNNFEGKPVSLSSLKGKVVLIDFWASWCAPCRIENPDIVAAYEKLKGKDFEIYGISLDNNIEAWNEAVIRDKIKWIQVSDLLRWESPVVKQYQVQAIPFNILIDREGKIIAKGIKGHDLYDKVSLAINSSK
- a CDS encoding choice-of-anchor B family protein, translating into MKKIPLFTIALLFSLASNAQFTFQNIGLLGHFDDTTVAAEPVYGIRYQACWGWVHPTTLHEYGVIGSTAGTYILDVTDPTNPIQTDYIPHRQTDAIWHEYKTFGNYLYIISDDGGNNSLQIADLSTLPDSAHVFYDSDSIFNNAHTLFIEGNKLYVASVTGGPGGFSSMNVYSLSNPELPTLIRRLSDDFPSVNHVHDMFVSNDTVYASCGYQGLYIFKFDELLNQFVNLGSLTNFPTQRYNHSSELSPDHQYLYMCDEVPDGMPWSIVDVSDISNPTVLSTMNSNPGCTPHNPYVEGNLLYMAAYQDGLYVYDITIPETPVEVGYFDTHPQNAAGTYPQPAYQGCWAAYTKLPSGNILASDMQLGLFILDVSGLPTNINEISSDAGFTVYPNPAINELNISISGNDSDQIISLIDANGKIVTTKIAEKNSVNKVALDNIAAGVYTVSVKGQKSSGAKVVTIGNK
- the lpxK gene encoding tetraacyldisaccharide 4'-kinase, producing the protein MLPFSPLYGFIIRVRNFMFDKGILKSTAYSTPIIAVGNLTTGGTGKTPHIEYLIRLLRKSYKVATISRGYGRNTKGYIHAKGNCNTKEIGDEPMQYFTKFPEISVNVAEKRTEAIENLIHSIQKPQVILMDDAFQHRSVKPGLNILLLEYEFIFKEDYLLPAGNLREQFSSRNRADVIIVSKSPSILVPIEKKNILEIIKPTENQQVFFSYLKYGEFNKVFGQQSPMHMGASYYMEKRFTILMVTGIANPSGLIEYLRRHTDKLETLIFPDHHEFDSKDLEKITETFNNIANQSKIIVTTEKDAMRLRDPEIDPAIQKLPFFYLPIEVFIHQEEEKFNKMINDYVKKN
- a CDS encoding Nif3-like dinuclear metal center hexameric protein; its protein translation is MTTIKEITNYLETIAPLAFQESYDNCGLIVGDPAMEVTGITICLDSTEEVILDAKKNGCNLVIAHHPIVFSGLKKLNGKNYIERTVISAIKNDVAIYAAHTNMDNIMGGVNQMIADKIGLKNVKILAPKQEILKKLVVFVPVEHAEKLRRSLFEAGAGTIGNYDQCSFNLEGTGTFRPGPEASPFEGKIGERSDVTEVRIEVIFEAQKEKSMISAIRSAHPYEEVAFDIYALSNEYQNVGSGIIGELPQSMDEMSFLKHVKTTMKAGIVKYTALTGKAVNRVAICGGSGSFLLNDALYADAQVFITSDYKYHQFFDAEGKIVIADIGHFESEQYTMDLFKSLILKKFLKFAVRLTEVKTNPVNYL
- a CDS encoding tetratricopeptide repeat protein; amino-acid sequence: MWIILVFLILASKLSSAYYEFDDNLKSAYTSIISLDFEKSNLLLIQEKKEKPGNDLVVLYSNYIDFLKAFISEEEIYFNSFKKRSGENLKVLEKKEENLTSPFHQYAKAEILIQQALVKVKFREYVSAATDIRKAYRLIEKNKISHPSFLLNSKLSGFLDVVIGAVPREYHWLVEIAGMEGSVAQGTGDLKSLFKALEKTEYSCYREELLFYLSNLYTTFNSGEGDLIECMLYIRPYSENSTLMRFCTATILMKLGRNDDAYSFLKDPQNYMHGFPIDFMYYKLGMSKLRMLDLSASRDFEEFIKRFKGQNYLKSSYQKLAWIESLNNNSQGYYSYMAKCRTLGTAFIDEDKAAQSESAEVEMGNRILLRSRLLFDGGYYIKAQQELAGVSVDSFPKYKDQLEVTYRLARIYQKTGQEEKAIDLYQKTIDNGSAATFYFAANSALMMGILYEERKDLDKAESYFKKCLSMERHQYQNSIDQKAQAGLDRIKLLRNPE